From Candidatus Neomarinimicrobiota bacterium, the proteins below share one genomic window:
- a CDS encoding phage integrase N-terminal SAM-like domain-containing protein — protein MRIANTCFKRIFQVMGIYFNEVIKMASLKKRREMWYARVRIWNGFRQIEKQIPLRTKSKTEARVRLSEVEKLENDIKKGTEFSFAWLSGESRTKVVHFKIFEAVKMWLKSREQNNIRQATIRINKVAISHLIEMLGREYPVERITIGDIERFKEWSFDHKHHSVTTVNIYLRSINTFFGWLVDNERIKSRPKIKQIKEDDPEVKYLTEGEIADLFRLDLSQPVELTNGKKTWVRDWEHYKTAFWFYLNTGCRLREPFLGEINGIWLDIPPHQSKNHKARNIELDAKKLQILEEMRERVFSSSNLKYATDRYNKVFRKACDILEIKNRSLHSLRHTYACIRRLETNGNILLMRDELGHRTVITTERYCNIPLNRLKDDFPSYSKLSKIGIRDTEFRDTESQSVNISDSFIDGKLGRSSG, from the coding sequence GTGAGGATTGCTAACACTTGTTTTAAGCGTATTTTCCAGGTGATGGGGATTTATTTCAATGAGGTGATAAAGATGGCATCATTAAAGAAAAGGCGTGAAATGTGGTACGCCAGAGTCCGTATCTGGAATGGTTTTCGTCAAATAGAGAAACAAATTCCATTACGCACCAAATCTAAGACAGAAGCAAGAGTCCGACTTTCTGAAGTTGAGAAATTAGAGAATGATATTAAGAAAGGTACAGAGTTCTCATTCGCTTGGCTCAGCGGCGAGAGCAGAACAAAAGTTGTTCATTTCAAAATATTTGAGGCAGTCAAAATGTGGCTCAAATCAAGAGAACAGAATAATATTCGCCAAGCCACTATTCGGATAAATAAGGTTGCGATATCTCATTTGATTGAGATGCTTGGTAGAGAATATCCTGTTGAACGTATTACGATTGGGGATATTGAGCGTTTTAAGGAGTGGTCTTTTGATCATAAGCATCATTCAGTTACCACAGTCAATATATACTTGCGTTCTATCAATACCTTCTTCGGTTGGCTTGTAGATAATGAGAGAATTAAGAGCAGACCGAAGATCAAGCAGATTAAAGAAGATGACCCGGAAGTGAAATATCTCACAGAAGGTGAAATCGCTGACCTGTTTCGTCTAGATCTTTCCCAACCAGTCGAACTCACTAACGGAAAGAAAACTTGGGTTCGCGATTGGGAACATTACAAGACAGCTTTTTGGTTCTATCTTAACACAGGTTGCCGTCTTAGAGAGCCGTTTCTGGGTGAGATAAATGGTATTTGGCTTGATATTCCCCCTCACCAGTCCAAGAACCACAAGGCGAGGAACATTGAGCTTGATGCTAAGAAGTTGCAGATATTAGAAGAGATGCGTGAACGTGTATTCAGTTCCTCAAATCTGAAGTATGCAACTGACCGTTACAACAAGGTCTTCCGCAAAGCGTGTGATATTCTTGAGATAAAGAATAGATCATTACATAGCTTGAGGCACACTTACGCTTGCATCCGCAGGCTTGAGACTAATGGTAATATCCTACTAATGCGTGATGAGCTTGGTCATAGAACAGTTATTACCACAGAACGCTACTGCAATATTCCGTTGAATAGACTAAAGGATGACTTCCCAAGTTACTCCAAACTATCAAAAATTGGCATTAGGGACACGGAATTTAGGGACACGGAAAGCCAGAGTGTGAATATTTCAGACTCATTTATCGACGGTAAGTTGGGACGTTCGAGTGGTTGA
- a CDS encoding SelT/SelW/SelH family (seleno)protein, translating to MKISIEYCSVUNYLPRAASLANELLEHYGTDIKALTLIPSGGGVFEVVKNDELIFSKKELGRHAEEREILGLVEGS from the coding sequence ATGAAGATTTCCATCGAATACTGTAGCGTCTGAAACTATCTGCCCCGGGCCGCCAGTCTGGCGAACGAACTTTTGGAGCATTATGGGACAGACATCAAGGCATTGACTCTCATACCGTCTGGAGGTGGAGTCTTTGAGGTGGTGAAAAACGACGAGCTTATCTTTTCAAAGAAGGAGCTGGGGAGACATGCCGAAGAGAGAGAAATCCTCGGACTTGTGGAAGGCTCGTAG
- a CDS encoding FecR domain-containing protein, producing MKTRSIFAVAILLCICSQYAISAEEIAMITRTRGVVQLKHLEEAEYSDIKAGQSVLSGDFLRVGNPGFCLIIFLDDKSILKVREQTEFQFIETENTRTIDIEFGKILSDIKREREKGFRIDTPVSVASIKGTQWWSVINRTGFDKFYGLEGDVEIFNRVSGQSLSLGPGQMVLSTATGQVVASPASPEEIPEDPEAGIEEEVEEEIPEEEVQPEEAPQPEPGGEAMIEESAIEEILEQEATEEVAETAEEPAPSAPRPFNMGLGIGSATIDEILYNQLSLRPEFRIGKLGIGLDLVIYIDNSGEIRTAEWDEAIDIVDKFLYVRWAERTDPFWFKVGALDGVTLGYGGILSGYSNMMEFPSVRRVGVNTGLNFGGFGAEMFLANVKDFSQGGTLLGLRGTYTISEKIPLTFGANLVMDMNQFSGLKDRDDDSFPDIFDDFPDNTDLWNDTDGDGIPDPHVGIDSSRWDIDADGDNEYDYDPSEDTSVVLKPQPFSLEENESRAQGFAFDIGYPVLRGEALNLVVYAEFNRLSFPEVDSSATFDGRLEKTGTGITFPGLRSTLFGFLTVSLEYRIKQEHFIPRFFDQAYDLNRVVAHFGEDGAEVFTKDMLTFEDPASVLDTKGYYGSSSFNLFNLVNFTGSYTNMVAEAADTTIEFNSLSALLDLNTDNIPKLSEAMAFYQRNNDPDPFDFKNPSLNTILGYRLGYEISSGVSLVWDFRQFYRDRGSGLEPVKQTTIETKFTF from the coding sequence GTGAAAACTCGATCGATCTTTGCCGTCGCAATCTTACTTTGTATTTGCTCGCAATATGCCATCTCCGCCGAGGAGATAGCAATGATAACGAGGACGCGTGGAGTTGTTCAATTGAAACATCTGGAGGAGGCAGAATACTCCGACATAAAAGCAGGCCAGTCTGTTCTAAGTGGAGATTTCCTGAGAGTTGGCAATCCCGGGTTCTGCCTCATTATTTTCCTTGATGACAAGAGTATCCTGAAGGTTCGCGAACAGACAGAATTCCAGTTCATTGAGACAGAGAATACTCGCACCATTGATATCGAATTTGGAAAGATTCTTTCTGATATCAAGAGGGAAAGGGAAAAAGGATTTCGGATAGATACTCCCGTGTCAGTGGCGTCCATCAAGGGGACACAATGGTGGTCCGTCATTAACCGGACAGGATTTGACAAATTCTATGGGCTCGAGGGTGATGTGGAGATCTTCAACAGGGTTAGTGGACAATCGCTTTCCCTGGGTCCTGGGCAGATGGTCCTGTCGACGGCAACCGGGCAGGTGGTGGCTTCCCCTGCGAGTCCTGAAGAAATTCCTGAAGACCCGGAAGCGGGAATAGAAGAGGAAGTGGAGGAGGAGATTCCCGAAGAAGAAGTACAACCAGAGGAAGCCCCTCAGCCGGAGCCCGGGGGTGAGGCGATGATAGAGGAATCTGCTATCGAGGAGATACTGGAGCAGGAAGCGACCGAGGAGGTTGCTGAAACGGCAGAGGAGCCAGCTCCCAGCGCTCCCAGACCGTTCAATATGGGTCTGGGGATTGGCTCGGCTACCATAGATGAGATCCTCTACAACCAGCTCTCCTTAAGACCTGAATTCAGAATAGGGAAGCTGGGCATCGGACTCGATTTAGTGATTTACATCGACAATTCGGGAGAAATTCGTACTGCCGAATGGGACGAGGCCATCGACATCGTGGACAAGTTTCTCTATGTTCGCTGGGCTGAGAGAACCGATCCGTTCTGGTTCAAGGTGGGGGCTCTTGATGGTGTGACTCTCGGTTACGGGGGTATCCTGAGCGGTTACTCCAATATGATGGAGTTTCCCTCGGTGCGCAGAGTCGGAGTGAATACCGGTCTGAACTTCGGAGGATTCGGCGCCGAAATGTTCCTGGCAAATGTCAAGGATTTTTCCCAGGGGGGGACATTGCTTGGACTTCGAGGTACTTATACCATTTCCGAGAAGATTCCTTTGACTTTCGGTGCAAACCTGGTCATGGATATGAATCAGTTCTCGGGTCTGAAGGACCGGGATGATGACAGCTTCCCGGACATTTTTGATGATTTCCCGGATAATACAGATTTGTGGAATGATACCGACGGTGATGGCATTCCCGATCCTCACGTTGGCATTGATTCTTCCAGGTGGGATATCGATGCTGATGGTGACAACGAGTATGATTATGACCCTTCCGAAGATACCTCGGTAGTCCTAAAACCACAGCCGTTCAGCCTGGAAGAAAACGAAAGTCGAGCGCAGGGATTTGCATTCGATATTGGATATCCAGTCCTGAGAGGGGAGGCGCTGAATCTTGTAGTTTACGCTGAGTTTAATCGGTTGTCGTTTCCAGAGGTTGATTCATCCGCAACTTTTGACGGGCGGCTAGAAAAAACGGGCACCGGGATTACGTTTCCCGGGCTCCGGTCAACGCTCTTCGGGTTCCTCACTGTTTCACTGGAGTACCGGATCAAGCAGGAACACTTTATCCCACGTTTCTTCGATCAAGCCTATGATTTGAACAGAGTCGTGGCTCACTTTGGTGAAGACGGTGCCGAAGTATTCACGAAGGATATGCTCACCTTTGAAGATCCTGCGTCGGTACTGGACACGAAAGGATATTACGGCTCGTCAAGCTTTAACCTCTTCAACCTCGTTAACTTCACCGGGTCGTACACGAATATGGTGGCCGAAGCTGCTGACACTACCATAGAGTTTAATAGCCTGTCTGCCCTTCTGGATCTGAATACAGACAACATACCCAAATTGAGCGAGGCTATGGCTTTTTACCAGCGGAACAACGATCCGGATCCATTTGACTTCAAGAATCCCTCACTGAATACTATCCTCGGTTATCGGTTGGGGTACGAGATAAGTTCAGGAGTAAGTCTGGTATGGGATTTTAGACAGTTCTACCGCGACAGAGGGTCAGGACTGGAACCTGTCAAACAGACAACCATTGAAACGAAATTCACCTTTTAG
- a CDS encoding class I SAM-dependent methyltransferase, protein MKGKPLTILILAFAILSTREGIMVNAKENGPAPQDPKNHQYSREGSRHSFDDIEKWVERFENPERDEWQKPDAVIRSLDLTGKEIVADIGSATGYFPVRFARALSQGRVYGVDTEEGMVEYLNDRAKRENLSNLVSIQGEPDDPKLPEPVDIMFICDTYHHIRERTDYFSRLKGKLLPGGRLVIVDFVKGEIPVGPPDAMKLRAEEVIAELAEAGYDLVQRSNILPYQYFLIFRPAEAPQL, encoded by the coding sequence ATGAAAGGAAAACCCTTGACGATCCTGATTCTCGCTTTCGCGATACTCTCAACACGGGAAGGTATTATGGTCAACGCCAAGGAAAACGGTCCTGCTCCGCAAGACCCCAAGAATCATCAATACTCCCGTGAAGGGAGCCGCCACAGCTTCGACGATATTGAAAAATGGGTGGAAAGATTTGAGAATCCCGAGAGAGACGAGTGGCAGAAACCGGATGCCGTCATACGTTCGCTGGATCTGACAGGCAAGGAAATCGTGGCGGACATAGGGTCAGCCACGGGATATTTTCCAGTCCGGTTCGCAAGGGCGCTGTCCCAGGGAAGGGTCTACGGCGTCGACACAGAAGAAGGAATGGTGGAGTACCTCAATGACAGGGCGAAACGGGAGAACCTTTCAAACCTTGTGAGCATTCAGGGTGAACCGGATGATCCCAAGCTTCCGGAACCAGTCGACATTATGTTCATCTGCGATACTTACCATCATATCAGAGAAAGAACGGACTATTTCAGCAGGCTCAAGGGAAAACTCCTGCCCGGGGGTAGACTGGTCATTGTTGACTTTGTAAAAGGTGAAATTCCGGTGGGACCTCCCGACGCCATGAAGCTTCGTGCAGAGGAGGTAATCGCCGAATTGGCCGAAGCGGGGTATGATTTGGTCCAACGATCTAACATTCTTCCCTACCAGTATTTCCTAATCTTCCGTCCTGCCGAAGCACCACAGCTCTGA
- a CDS encoding GNAT family N-acetyltransferase, with translation MKSRPSPKLSLDIKPLTRQNWSDLEKLFGPKGAYGGCWCMWWRSTRSEFEKMQGEGNRNAMKEIVKSGEVPGILAYSDGEPVGWCSVAPRESFASLNRSRVLKRLDDKPVWSIVCFFVARQYRHQDLNVKLIEGVVDYVRRQGGKVIEAYPTEPRGRQLSPVSIFMGSPSAFRRAGFEECARPSKSKIIMRYHIK, from the coding sequence GTGAAGAGTCGCCCCTCCCCAAAACTATCCCTGGACATAAAACCTCTGACACGTCAGAACTGGTCCGATCTCGAAAAGCTTTTCGGTCCCAAAGGCGCTTACGGAGGATGCTGGTGCATGTGGTGGAGATCGACGCGAAGTGAGTTTGAAAAAATGCAGGGCGAAGGCAATAGGAATGCTATGAAGGAAATCGTGAAGTCGGGAGAAGTTCCAGGCATTCTGGCCTACTCAGATGGGGAACCTGTTGGCTGGTGCTCAGTCGCTCCACGGGAGAGTTTCGCCTCCCTGAACCGTTCACGTGTCCTGAAACGTCTTGACGATAAGCCTGTCTGGTCAATTGTTTGCTTCTTCGTGGCAAGGCAGTATCGCCACCAGGATCTTAATGTGAAACTCATTGAGGGCGTAGTTGATTATGTGCGTCGCCAGGGTGGAAAGGTGATCGAAGCGTACCCAACGGAGCCTCGGGGCAGACAATTGTCGCCTGTGTCCATCTTCATGGGATCGCCATCTGCCTTCCGGCGGGCAGGATTCGAAGAGTGCGCCCGTCCCTCGAAGTCCAAGATCATCATGCGGTACCATATCAAGTGA
- a CDS encoding aminotransferase class I/II-fold pyridoxal phosphate-dependent enzyme, with protein sequence MSDPKSKKDPVDSYTDYTLDMFLRSVGRDHVEITQFNRWREMVIEADKYTFEVPHLEAQKPRVRVQRITGQEYDLISFASYNYLGYSYHPEVIDAAKKALDQFGLGATGSPLLNGTFRIHKVLEQKIIDFFGLDGRGVSLFSSGYGANVGVVSAYIHKGDHVVLDRSSHASLIDGAILSQGNISLFKHNDTEHLEKVLNRLDHKNSRILICVEGVYSTDGDYGNLKEILKIAHKYGAKLLVDEAHSLLVAGPNGRGVSEEQGVLEDVDLIIGTFSKSFAGVGGFLYAKDDIVNYINYYARSRMFSCALDPGVTGGLIKSLELASGPDGEEKRKRIIQNADYLRSLLESEVDTGTSRSWIIPVIYGDEKLTIPMSDYLQKSGVDVSLMMFPAVPKNRSRIRAFVTSEHSQDELKRGAEIILDAARKFGFLLNRQSADM encoded by the coding sequence ATGAGCGACCCCAAATCCAAGAAAGATCCGGTCGATTCCTATACTGACTACACCCTGGACATGTTCCTCAGGAGTGTGGGGAGGGATCACGTGGAGATTACCCAGTTCAATCGCTGGCGGGAAATGGTGATTGAGGCAGATAAATATACCTTTGAAGTTCCCCATCTGGAGGCCCAGAAGCCGAGAGTTCGAGTCCAGAGAATTACTGGTCAGGAGTATGATCTCATAAGCTTCGCCAGCTACAATTACCTGGGCTATTCTTATCATCCGGAGGTCATCGATGCCGCCAAAAAAGCTCTCGATCAATTCGGTCTCGGAGCAACGGGATCTCCCCTGTTGAATGGAACCTTTCGAATACATAAGGTTCTTGAGCAGAAAATCATCGATTTCTTCGGCCTGGATGGACGTGGAGTCTCCCTCTTTTCCTCAGGTTACGGGGCCAACGTGGGGGTGGTCTCCGCGTACATCCACAAGGGAGACCATGTTGTCCTGGACCGTTCTTCGCACGCTTCGCTTATCGATGGAGCGATCCTTTCACAGGGGAATATTTCTCTGTTCAAACATAACGACACAGAACATCTGGAAAAGGTATTGAATCGGTTAGACCACAAAAACTCAAGGATTCTCATCTGTGTGGAAGGCGTCTACAGCACCGACGGCGACTACGGAAATTTGAAAGAGATTTTGAAGATCGCTCATAAATACGGTGCCAAACTTCTCGTGGATGAGGCACATTCTCTTCTGGTCGCCGGTCCCAACGGACGAGGTGTTTCTGAGGAACAGGGTGTTCTGGAAGATGTCGACCTGATTATAGGTACCTTCAGCAAATCCTTTGCCGGCGTTGGGGGATTCCTCTACGCAAAGGATGACATCGTAAATTACATCAACTACTATGCCCGTTCACGTATGTTCTCCTGCGCACTCGATCCTGGCGTTACGGGAGGACTCATAAAGTCACTTGAACTGGCAAGTGGTCCCGATGGTGAAGAAAAGAGAAAGCGAATTATCCAGAACGCAGATTATCTCAGGTCACTGCTGGAAAGTGAAGTCGACACGGGAACTTCCAGGAGCTGGATAATCCCGGTGATTTACGGCGATGAGAAACTTACAATTCCGATGAGTGACTACCTGCAGAAATCGGGCGTCGACGTCTCCCTCATGATGTTTCCCGCAGTTCCTAAGAACCGTTCAAGGATCCGGGCTTTCGTGACTTCCGAGCATTCCCAGGACGAATTGAAGCGGGGCGCCGAAATAATTCTCGATGCAGCCCGCAAATTCGGATTCCTTCTGAATCGCCAGTCTGCCGATATGTGA
- a CDS encoding saccharopine dehydrogenase C-terminal domain-containing protein — protein MKVLLLGVGMQGKAVLHDLVQSDNVEEIVAADLEIGNLKQHVNKKQYGTKVRCEYLDVTDQDNLDRLMRQGPHVAIELLHQRFQASIARSAVKHGIHLVNAFYIMPGLSELNEEAKSRGVSILPEFGLDPGIDLVLLGEAVRSFDKLEEINIYGAGIPEPEASEGPLRYKVSWTLKGVLDSYVRPARIIRNRNTIHIGRNELFHPENIHEIEIGGIGRLEAFPNDDVLDYVSPLGFDLQSLQNLGRYTLRWPGHANFWREMVDLHLLDDEPLVVGNTEIDPRRFLAAAMGPHMQYGDSERDLVIVRVDITGSRGGRRKRAIYQVTDRRDLGSGFTAMSRTVGFTTSIGAQMIGTGRISKRGILSPATDVPYDIFCRELKDRGIRITSEFRDLRSGLAVGKEEVQEKPGSL, from the coding sequence ATGAAGGTGCTTCTCCTGGGCGTCGGCATGCAGGGAAAAGCGGTTCTGCACGACCTGGTGCAGAGCGACAATGTGGAGGAAATCGTTGCAGCGGATCTCGAGATTGGTAATCTGAAACAACACGTTAACAAAAAACAATACGGCACAAAAGTACGGTGTGAATATCTGGACGTCACCGATCAGGATAACCTTGACCGCCTCATGAGACAGGGTCCCCATGTCGCCATTGAACTCCTGCACCAGCGGTTTCAGGCCAGTATCGCCCGAAGTGCGGTGAAGCACGGGATACATCTGGTGAACGCCTTCTATATCATGCCGGGACTGTCAGAACTGAACGAAGAGGCGAAATCACGAGGAGTCTCGATTCTTCCTGAATTCGGTCTCGATCCCGGCATTGATCTCGTGCTGCTGGGGGAAGCGGTTCGTTCATTCGACAAATTGGAAGAAATCAATATTTATGGCGCGGGAATTCCGGAGCCGGAGGCGTCAGAAGGTCCACTAAGATACAAGGTATCGTGGACATTGAAAGGGGTGCTGGATTCGTACGTTCGACCTGCGCGAATTATCAGGAACCGAAACACGATTCACATTGGAAGAAATGAATTGTTCCATCCTGAAAACATCCACGAAATTGAGATCGGAGGAATAGGCCGACTGGAAGCTTTCCCGAACGATGATGTTTTGGATTACGTGTCCCCGCTGGGATTTGACCTGCAGAGTCTCCAAAACCTGGGACGCTATACCTTGCGATGGCCCGGTCACGCGAATTTCTGGCGGGAAATGGTTGACCTCCACTTGCTCGACGATGAGCCACTGGTAGTGGGAAACACAGAAATTGACCCCAGACGGTTTCTCGCGGCAGCGATGGGACCTCACATGCAATACGGTGACTCGGAAAGGGATCTCGTCATTGTGAGGGTCGACATCACTGGGTCCCGCGGTGGCCGCAGGAAGCGCGCCATCTACCAAGTGACGGACAGGCGGGATCTGGGTTCGGGTTTCACGGCCATGAGCCGCACGGTAGGCTTTACGACCAGTATCGGCGCCCAGATGATAGGAACAGGTCGGATTTCAAAAAGGGGCATTCTTTCCCCCGCAACCGATGTGCCTTACGATATCTTTTGTCGGGAACTCAAGGATCGTGGTATCCGGATCACGTCAGAATTCAGGGATCTGCGATCGGGTCTCGCTGTGGGAAAGGAAGAAGTGCAGGAAAAACCAGGTTCTCTCTGA
- a CDS encoding formimidoylglutamase translates to MALIVDIFEHLILPDAELFHSRNDPNDVRLGDVVSRDPEDYPEADAVIIGCPQDEGVRRNKGRTGARFAPAEIRRALYCHCATEPLSQLQLMDMGDTRIGETLEETHDILHQVVRRLVRDGKKIVVLGGGNDISYPNCSALAAEVEDLLVFNIDRHLDVRADKPRNSGTSYRLLMEEGCIDAGKFHELGTDPFANSPTHLAYVEKAGAHIHYLDDVTKEGVGVTTLKILESTPADAIFFGFDLDVVRSAEAPGVSAPGPTGLTAREIGEIADLAARDGRTRIVEISEVNPEYDVDGRTSKLAANILVRALATRR, encoded by the coding sequence GTGGCCCTGATCGTGGACATCTTTGAACACCTTATTCTACCTGATGCGGAGCTGTTCCACAGCCGGAATGATCCCAATGATGTTCGATTGGGAGATGTAGTCTCTCGAGACCCAGAGGACTATCCAGAAGCCGACGCAGTCATTATCGGATGTCCGCAGGACGAGGGCGTTCGACGGAACAAGGGTCGCACTGGCGCCCGGTTCGCCCCGGCGGAGATACGACGGGCGTTGTACTGCCACTGCGCTACCGAACCGCTGAGTCAGCTTCAACTCATGGATATGGGTGACACCAGGATTGGAGAAACCCTTGAGGAAACCCATGACATTTTGCACCAGGTTGTCCGGAGGCTTGTCCGGGATGGCAAGAAAATCGTCGTCCTCGGCGGCGGTAACGATATCTCGTATCCAAATTGTTCCGCTTTGGCGGCTGAAGTGGAGGATTTACTCGTATTCAATATTGACAGGCACCTGGATGTAAGGGCCGACAAACCCCGCAACAGCGGCACCTCCTACAGACTGCTAATGGAAGAAGGGTGCATTGATGCGGGAAAGTTTCACGAACTCGGCACAGATCCGTTTGCCAATTCCCCAACGCATCTGGCCTACGTTGAGAAAGCGGGAGCCCATATTCACTACCTTGATGATGTGACAAAAGAGGGAGTCGGAGTTACGACTCTCAAGATACTGGAAAGCACGCCCGCGGATGCCATTTTTTTCGGATTTGACCTTGATGTGGTCCGCTCAGCGGAGGCGCCCGGGGTAAGCGCGCCGGGACCCACTGGCCTTACGGCAAGGGAAATCGGCGAGATAGCTGATCTGGCCGCCCGGGACGGACGCACCCGAATCGTCGAGATATCGGAGGTGAACCCGGAGTATGACGTTGACGGAAGAACGAGCAAACTTGCCGCAAATATCCTTGTACGGGCCCTCGCAACTCGTCGATAA
- a CDS encoding site-specific integrase → MRKYFTYLKEAEGLNERTIQTKERVLGNFEEFLGGKKLSRFNEKMAIRYKDHLKQQMWRGKMVSKKTVSDTLNTIRDSLKWLSQQPGYRTAINPSHIQYLRLTRGEMTAVRTTGDLKEAPTLEYVFSLMDSIGSDTEVGVRDKAVIAMSLMGGFRAESLTTMKLEDIDLVKLTVCLRPLRGSAVKYNKANIVFLMVFDKRLLKAVREWVEYLTEKKRFIPIDPVFPMTDVKNEPGTYSLSAKNVKPEFWKTTGSINKIFKDRAKAADLRYYHPHSFRRLHYSIARKYCSTMEELSAVSRNLGHSHIDVSDGYYGNFAPDNRIQILSKIRFDKTIDEGGESKMAGLENRMAGMDKKLDEIVNRLSQNNAEGRGDDHDED, encoded by the coding sequence AAAGGACTATTCAGACAAAAGAACGAGTCTTAGGCAATTTCGAAGAATTTCTTGGTGGGAAGAAGCTGAGTAGGTTCAATGAGAAAATGGCAATTCGTTACAAGGATCATCTGAAGCAGCAGATGTGGCGGGGGAAAATGGTGAGCAAAAAGACGGTTTCTGATACGCTAAACACAATCAGAGACTCTCTCAAATGGCTATCACAGCAACCTGGCTACCGCACTGCAATCAATCCTTCGCACATTCAGTACCTACGACTTACGAGAGGAGAAATGACAGCGGTGCGAACCACAGGAGATCTCAAAGAAGCGCCGACGTTAGAATACGTTTTTTCTCTGATGGATTCAATCGGGTCCGACACTGAAGTCGGTGTGCGTGACAAAGCTGTGATTGCAATGAGTCTTATGGGTGGATTTCGGGCAGAGTCACTCACGACGATGAAGCTGGAAGATATCGACTTGGTGAAACTAACGGTCTGCCTGAGACCGCTGAGGGGATCAGCTGTGAAGTATAACAAAGCAAACATAGTTTTCTTAATGGTATTTGACAAACGGCTGCTGAAGGCCGTCCGAGAGTGGGTGGAGTATTTGACTGAGAAAAAACGGTTCATTCCCATAGATCCGGTGTTTCCAATGACCGATGTGAAAAATGAGCCGGGCACATATTCACTATCTGCAAAGAATGTCAAACCAGAGTTTTGGAAAACAACGGGGTCGATTAATAAGATCTTCAAAGACAGAGCCAAGGCGGCCGATCTAAGATACTATCACCCGCACAGTTTTCGTCGACTTCATTATTCAATTGCCCGTAAATATTGTTCAACGATGGAAGAATTAAGTGCTGTATCAAGAAACCTTGGTCATAGCCACATTGATGTGTCCGATGGCTATTATGGCAATTTTGCTCCTGATAATCGGATTCAGATATTGTCAAAAATTAGGTTCGACAAGACAATAGATGAAGGGGGGGAAAGCAAGATGGCTGGTCTGGAGAATAGGATGGCTGGAATGGACAAGAAGCTGGATGAAATAGTCAACCGATTGTCTCAAAATAATGCTGAAGGTCGAGGTGACGATCATGATGAAGATTAA